A genomic stretch from Arachis stenosperma cultivar V10309 chromosome 3, arast.V10309.gnm1.PFL2, whole genome shotgun sequence includes:
- the LOC130970621 gene encoding leucine-rich repeat extensin-like protein 4 — MALLSSSYSSSFTTFALFLFLLQLSCFFNNLNAKHSVANSHNRHGHHHHHNNQNPPLNPRLDRAFLALQAWKSVIYSDPKNFTANWVGPRVCNYTGVYCAPSQDDPKVTVVAGIDLNHGDIAGFLPAELGLLSDLALLHLNSNRFCGILPRTLSNLSLLHELDLSNNRFVGPFPTVVLSLPSLRYLDIRFNEFEGSLPVDLFNKTFDAIFLNNNRLSSSIPRSFGRISASVLVFANNRFGGCLPESIVNLAETLEELVMINTSLQGCLPQQVGFLYKLRVFDVSFNKIVGPIPYSLAGLSHLEQLNLAHNMMTGIVPMGVCELPNLANFTFSYNFFCEEEGICRNLTSKRTVFDDRRNCLPEKPLQRSKKECNAVNQNPVDCIKLCCTTEGGFGNNVTNSSSMPTMPISAPPFIAPSHP, encoded by the coding sequence ATGGCTTTGCTTTcatcttcttattcttcttctttcaccACTTTTGCTCTATTCCTCTTTCTTCTACAATTATCTTGCTTCTTCAATAACCTTAATGCAAAGCATAGTGTGGCCAATAGTCACAACAGGCATGGCCACCATCACCACCACAACAACCAGAATCCCCCATTGAATCCGAGGCTTGATCGCGCCTTTCTTGCGCTGCAAGCATGGAAGAGTGTCATCTATTCCGACCCAAAAAACTTCACTGCCAATTGGGTAGGTCCTAGAGTTTGCAATTACACAGGTGTGTATTGTGCTCCATCACAAGATGACCCTAAAGTGACAGTTGTAGCAGGCATTGACCTTAACCACGGCGACATAGCCGGCTTCCTACCGGCCGAATTAGGCCTGCTTTCAGACCTTGCTCTGCTCCATCTCAACAGCAACCGCTTCTGCGGCATCCTCCCAAGAACACTAAGCAACCTCAGCCTCCTTCACGAGCTTGATCTTAGCAACAACAGATTTGTTGGACCTTTTCCAACGGttgttctttcccttccttCCCTCAGATACCTTGACATTCGGTTCAACGAATTCGAAGGCTCATTGCCTGTTGATCTCTTTAACAAAACCTTTGATGCAATATTTCTCAATAACAACCGTCTTAGCAGTTCCATCCCACGAAGCTTCGGCCGAATCTCGGCCTCTGTCCTGGTTTTCGCCAACAACAGATTCGGAGGCTGTCTTCCAGAAAGCATAGTGAACTTAGCTGAAACACTGGAAGAGCTTGTCATGATCAACACCAGTTTACAAGGTTGTTTGCCACAGCAAGTTGGATTTCTCTACAAATTAAGAGTATTTGATGTTAGTTTCAACAAAATTGTTGGCCCAATTCCTTATAGCCTTGCAGGGCTTTCTCATTTGGAGCAGCTCAATTTGGCACACAATATGATGACCGGCATAGTCCCTATGGGAGTTTGTGAGCTTCCCAACTTGGCGAATTTCACATTTTCTTATAACTTCTTCTGCGAGGAAGAGGGAATTTGCCGGAACTTGACATCTAAAAGAACTGTCTTTGATGATCGCCGCAACTGTTTGCCGGAGAAGCCGCTACAGAGGAGCAAGAAGGAGTGCAATGCTGTAAATCAGAACCCTGTTGATTGCATAAAACTTTGTTGTACCACAGAAGGTGGTTTTGGAAACAATGTCACAAATTCTAGCTCAATGCCAACAATGCCTATTTCTGCACCTCCTTTTATTGCACCAAGCCACCCATGA